Part of the Virgibacillus natechei genome is shown below.
GTATTTCGTGTAATACCTCTTGATACACTTTCTGCTTAGGCGACATGGACACAGCCATGATTCACTCCTTTGAACCGATTAATTGTCATCAATTCGTGTTAAATTCCTTGTGTTTTCAGCAACCTCTTCTGGGTCAACTTCAATTCTGGAAACGCCCGATTCCATCGCTGCTTTTGCAACACTGGATGCTACGTTCGGGGCAACGCGCACATCGAAAGGAGTTGGAATGACATAATCTTCATGTAACTCATCATCTGCAATCAGAGATGCTATTGCTTGTGCTGCTGCTACTTTCATTCGTTCATTAATTCTTGTAGCTCGTACATCTAGAGCCCCACGGAAAATTCCAGGAAATGCAAGTACGTTATTAACCTGATTCGGAAAATCAGACCTTCCTGTACCAATAACTTTTGCACCAGCCTCTTTCGCATCACCAGGAATAATTTCTGGCTCAGGGTTAGCCATTGCAAAAATAATAGCATCATCATTCATTTTCTTAACCATTTCTTTTGACAGCGCACCACCAACGGAAACACCGATGAATACATCTGCCCCTTCAAGCATTTCTTCAAGCGAACCTTCTTTTTTAGCATTGTTGGTGAATTTGGCAACATCGTCTTTTACTTCATTCATTCCATAGGGTCTATCTTCAAATATAGCACCTTTAGAATCGCACATTATCATTTCGCGGACCCCAAAGCTGTATAACAGTTTAATAATAGCAATACCTGCAGCTCCGGCACCATTAGCTACCACTTTAATATCGGAGAAATTTTTGCCAACAAGTTTTAATGCATTGATTAATCCAGCTACCGTTACAATTGCAGTTCCGTGCTGATCATCATGAAAAATAGGTATATTGGTTTCTTTTTTTAGACGTTCTTCAATTATGAAGCAATTAGGTGCTGCGATATCTTCTAAGTTAACACCACCGAAAGTTGGTTCCATTAACTTTACACTTCTCACAATTTCTTCTACATCGTTTGTTCCTAGGCAAATGGGAAAAGAATCTACACCGGCAAAACTTTTAAATAATACGGATTTTCCTTCCATAACAGGAAGCGCTGCTTCAGGGCCTATATTTCCCAGTCCTAGAACCGCGGAGCCATCACTGACTACTGCCACCATGTTTCCCTTCATCGTATAGTCATATACCGTTTCTTTACGATCGTATATTTCTTTACAAGGTTCAGCAACACCAGGCGAATATGCTAAACTTAAATCTTCTGCATTTCGAACCGTAACTTTTGATTCTGTCGATAATTTCCCTTTGTTTTCCTTATGCATTTGTAATGCTTCATCTCTTAAGCTAGCCATATTAATATTCCGCTCCTTTTCACAGTAGAAATAATAATTAATTATAAGTGAAAATAAATAACGCTCCAAGGTGGTCTGACCACCCTTAACTCCTTCATTATAACAGATGGGGATTCTCTGTAAAGTATGAAAACTACTTTTCAAAAACCACATTATCTTTACCAAAATGGTCCGATAGTGCTTGTATACACGCTCGTTCTGGAGTGATAAAGTAGTCACCCGTAAGCTGGAATGTCTTTCTGTTTTGCTCATCATAAATAATGATAGGTATGTTACCTGGATATAAACGTGTAACTTTTTTAATTTCCTTCCAAGCATTTTGATTATTCTTCTGGGTTAATTTAATAAACAAACGCTGATTATTACGTGTTTCAAGTTCTTCTTCATCGAATTCTTTAACCTGCGATAGTTGCCATTGAACACGATTGTTTCTTGATTCAATTTTTCCAGTCAACAGCACGACCATTTCTTCTTTCAGCCACCTGTTTACATCTCGGTAAATTTCAGGAAAAACAACGGCTTCCATGTCACCAGTCTCGTCACTAATCGTGATAAAAGCCATTGCATCTCCCCGTTTTGTGCGGATTGGCTTAATGCTTTGAACAATTGCCACGCTTTTACAATTCTTTTTGCCAATTAAAGCTTGTGCCTGCTTCATGGAAACATATCCGTTTTCTCTTAGCTTTTTGCGGTGTTCCTTTAGCGGGTGACTGGATACATAAATCCCCAGCAGTTCTTTTTCATCTGCTAATTTTTTAACCAGGCTAAAGTCTTCGATGTCTATATATCTTGCTGCAATTTGATCTCGAAACAATCCCGGTTGGTCATTGAATTCTCTAAACAACTCTCCTTGTTCGATCGCATGATCAATGGAGGCCAGGAGGCTTGCCCTGTTTGAATACGTTTCATCAAATGCCCCTGCCATGATAAGAAGTTCCAATGCAGCTCGATTAACAGTCTTCAATGAAACTCGTAAACAAAAGTCAAATAAATTTTTAAATAAACCTTCCTTACGAACCTTGATTACTTCCTTGATTACTTGATTCCCGATTCCTTTAATCATGATAAGGCCCATTCGTATCTGATTACCTTCCACCGAAAATTTCCCGAAACTTTTATTAATGGAGGGCGGCGCAATACTAAGATTTAAGTTTTTTGCTTCTTTGATATAATCATTTGTTTTATCCTGTTGACTTACGAAAGAACTAAGTAACTCTGCAAAGAAATTTGCTGGGTAATGTGCTTTTAAGTACGCTAATTGGTAGGAAATCTCACTATACGCTACTGCATGGCTTCGATTGAAACCATAGTTGGAAAACTTCACAATCCAGGCGAATATTTCTTCGGCAACCGATTTGTCATAGCCATTTGCTAAGCAACCGTTTATAAACGCTTCCTTTTGCTCATCCATGACATCCTGCTGTTTCTTACTTACAGCACGGCGTAATATATCTGCTTTACCAAGTGAAAAACCTGCTATCTGGTTAGCAATCTGCATGATTTGTTCTTGGTAAACGAGCACACCGTATGTTTTTTCTAAAATAGGTGCTAAATCCGGATGCGGGTATACGACATTTTCTTTTCCATGTTTACGATTTATATAAGTTGGGATATTATCCATTGGACCAGGACGAAACAAAGCATTTACGGCTACAATGTCT
Proteins encoded:
- a CDS encoding NAD(P)-dependent malic enzyme is translated as MASLRDEALQMHKENKGKLSTESKVTVRNAEDLSLAYSPGVAEPCKEIYDRKETVYDYTMKGNMVAVVSDGSAVLGLGNIGPEAALPVMEGKSVLFKSFAGVDSFPICLGTNDVEEIVRSVKLMEPTFGGVNLEDIAAPNCFIIEERLKKETNIPIFHDDQHGTAIVTVAGLINALKLVGKNFSDIKVVANGAGAAGIAIIKLLYSFGVREMIMCDSKGAIFEDRPYGMNEVKDDVAKFTNNAKKEGSLEEMLEGADVFIGVSVGGALSKEMVKKMNDDAIIFAMANPEPEIIPGDAKEAGAKVIGTGRSDFPNQVNNVLAFPGIFRGALDVRATRINERMKVAAAQAIASLIADDELHEDYVIPTPFDVRVAPNVASSVAKAAMESGVSRIEVDPEEVAENTRNLTRIDDN